The following proteins are encoded in a genomic region of Cricetulus griseus strain 17A/GY chromosome 7, alternate assembly CriGri-PICRH-1.0, whole genome shotgun sequence:
- the LOC100752312 gene encoding 60S ribosomal protein L23a has product MILLKEKKEAPAPPKAKAKALKAKKAVLKGVHSHKKKISKSPTFQRPKTLQLRRQPKHRRKNAPRRNKLDHYAIIKLPLTTESAMKKIEDHNTLVFLVDVKANKHQIKQAVKKLYDIDVAKVNTLIRPDGEKKACVRLAPDYDALDVANKIGII; this is encoded by the coding sequence ATGATTCTgctgaaagagaagaaggaagctcctgcccctcccaaaGCCAAAGCGAAGGCCTTGAAAGCCAAGAAGGCAGTGCTGAAAGGCGTCCACAGCCACAAAAAGAAGATCAGCAAGTCACCCACCTTCCAGCGGCCCAAGACCCTGCAGCTCCGGAGGCAGCCCAAACACCGGAGAAAGAACGCGCCCAGGAGAAACAAGCTTGACCACTATGCCATCATCAAACTCCCCCTGACCACTGAGTCAGCCATGAAGAAGATAGAAGACCACAACACACTTGTGTTCCTTGTGGACGTCAAGGCCAACAAGCACCAGATCAAACAGGCTGTGAAGAAGCTCTATGACATTGATGTGGCCAAAGTCAACACCCTCATAAGGCCTGACGGAGAGAAGAAGGCATGTGTTCGCTTGGCTCCTGATTATGATGCTCTGGATGTTGCCAACAAAATTGGGATCATCTAA